Part of the Variovorax sp. PAMC 28711 genome is shown below.
CCATTCGCCAGGACGCGGAGCGCGCGGCGTTCATGGGCACCGACGTGGCCCGTTACCGCCTGGCCGCCTTCGTGATCTCCGGCGCGGTGGCGGCGGTGGCGGGGGCGATGTACGCACCGTGGTCGCGCATCGTCACGGTCGAGGAAGTGAACTGGCTCGCCTCCGCGCAGCCGATGCTCAATACCTTGCTCGGCGGCGTGAGCTCGTTCTGGGGCCCGGTGGTCGGCGCTGGCCTGTTCGCCGCGATCACCTATGCCACGCGGACCATGATGGGCCTGTCGGAGCTGATCGTCGGCACCGGGCTGCTGGCCATCATCCTGCTGGCGCCCAACGGTGCGGTCGGGGTCTGGCGCAACATCGAAGAACGCATCTGGGGCCGCCGGCCGGCGTTGCCCGGCGAGAAGGCGTCCGACAAGCCGGGCGTCGGCAAACTCGAAGCGGGCGGTGTGCGATGAGCGCCACCACCGAACTGCTGCGCGTCGACGCGGTCAAGAAGCGCTACGGCCCGATCCAGGTGTTGCACGGCGTGAGCCTGTCGGTCACGCGCGGCGAGGTCTTCGCGATCATCGGTCCCAACGGCGCCGGCAAGACCACCATGTTCAAGGTCATGACCGGTGAGGTCGCCTCCAATGGCGGCACCATCCACTTCGATGGCAAGGACGTGACCCGCATGCCGTCGCACGAGCGCGTGCGCCTGGGCTTCGGCCGCACCTTCCAGGTGGCCCGCGTGTTCCACGACTTCACCGTGCTCGACAACGTGATCGTCGCGATCGAGGCGCGTCGCCGCCACACCGGCGAGCCGCTCGGCTCCTGGCGCCACTGCGCGCCGTTCACCGATGTGCGCGACGAGGCGATGTCCCTGCTGGCCGACGTGAAGCTCGATGCGCTCGCTGACGGCGCCGCGCGCTTCCTTTCGCACGGCGACAAGAAGCGCCTCGAATTCGTCATTGCGCTGGCCGGGCGTCCGACCATCCTGATGCTCGACGAACCCACCGCCGGCATGTCGCCGAGCGACCGCGCCGACATCGCGAAGCTGGTGTCGCGCACCCGCAAGGAGCGCGGCATCACGGTTGTCATGACCGAACACGACATGGACGTGGTGTTCGGCCTGGCCGATCGCATCATGGTCATGAACTACGGCGAGGTCGTGTCGACGGGTACCGTCGACGAGGTGCGCAACGACCCGAAGGTGCGCGAGGTTTACCTCGGCAAGGAGATGGTCGGTGCTTGAAGTCCGCGAACTCGACGCCTATTACGGCGACAGCCACATCCTGCTCGGCCTGCAGCTTTCGGTGAAAGCCGGGCAACGCGTCGCGCTGCTCGGGCGCAACGGCGCCGGCAAGTCCACCCTGC
Proteins encoded:
- a CDS encoding ABC transporter ATP-binding protein yields the protein MSATTELLRVDAVKKRYGPIQVLHGVSLSVTRGEVFAIIGPNGAGKTTMFKVMTGEVASNGGTIHFDGKDVTRMPSHERVRLGFGRTFQVARVFHDFTVLDNVIVAIEARRRHTGEPLGSWRHCAPFTDVRDEAMSLLADVKLDALADGAARFLSHGDKKRLEFVIALAGRPTILMLDEPTAGMSPSDRADIAKLVSRTRKERGITVVMTEHDMDVVFGLADRIMVMNYGEVVSTGTVDEVRNDPKVREVYLGKEMVGA